A section of the Pseudomonas lini genome encodes:
- a CDS encoding acyl-CoA dehydrogenase family protein has product MIPRTLFSSEHELFRDSVRTFLEKEAVPFHGQWEKQGYIDRQLWNKAGEAGMLCSHLPEEYGGLGADFLYSAVVIEEVGRLGLTGIGFSLHSDIVAPYILHYGSEALKHKYLPKLVSGEMVTAIAMTEPGAGSDLQGVKTTAVLDGDEYVINGSKTFITNGFLADLVIVVAKTDPKAGAKGTSLFLVEANTPGFAKGKRLEKVGMKAQDTSELFFQDVRVPKENLLGQAGMGFAYLMQELPQERLTVAVGGLASAEAALQWTLDYTRERKAFGKAIADFQNTRFKLAEMATEIQIGRVFVDRCLELHLQGKLDVPTAAMAKYWGTDLQCKVLDECVQLHGGYGFMWEYPIARAWADARVQRIYAGTNEIMKEIIARSL; this is encoded by the coding sequence ATGATCCCCAGAACCTTGTTCAGCTCCGAGCACGAACTTTTTCGCGACAGCGTGCGAACGTTCCTCGAAAAAGAGGCCGTGCCGTTCCATGGGCAATGGGAAAAACAAGGCTATATCGACCGCCAACTCTGGAACAAGGCAGGGGAGGCGGGGATGCTTTGTTCGCATCTGCCGGAAGAGTACGGCGGGCTGGGGGCGGACTTTCTCTACAGCGCGGTGGTGATCGAAGAGGTCGGCCGTCTGGGGCTGACCGGCATCGGCTTTTCTCTTCATTCGGACATTGTCGCGCCTTACATCCTGCATTACGGCAGTGAAGCGCTGAAACACAAATACCTGCCCAAACTGGTGTCTGGCGAGATGGTCACCGCGATTGCCATGACCGAGCCGGGTGCTGGTTCCGATCTGCAAGGGGTGAAAACCACCGCTGTGCTGGATGGCGACGAATACGTGATCAACGGTTCGAAGACCTTCATCACCAATGGCTTTCTGGCTGACCTGGTGATCGTCGTGGCCAAGACCGATCCGAAGGCGGGGGCGAAGGGCACCAGTCTGTTTCTGGTGGAGGCCAATACGCCGGGCTTCGCCAAGGGCAAGCGCCTGGAAAAGGTCGGCATGAAGGCTCAGGACACCTCGGAGCTGTTCTTCCAGGACGTTCGGGTGCCAAAGGAAAACCTGCTGGGCCAGGCCGGGATGGGCTTCGCTTACCTGATGCAAGAATTGCCGCAGGAGCGTCTGACGGTCGCGGTGGGTGGTTTGGCCTCAGCCGAAGCGGCGTTGCAATGGACGCTGGATTACACCCGTGAGCGCAAGGCTTTCGGCAAGGCCATCGCCGACTTCCAGAACACTCGCTTCAAACTCGCTGAAATGGCGACCGAAATCCAGATCGGCCGGGTTTTCGTCGATCGCTGCCTGGAACTGCATCTGCAAGGCAAACTCGACGTGCCGACGGCGGCAATGGCCAAGTACTGGGGCACCGACCTGCAATGCAAGGTGCTCGATGAATGCGTGCAGTTGCATGGCGGTTACGGGTTCATGTGGGAATACCCGATCGCCCGGGCGTGGGCTGATGCGCGGGTGCAGCGGATCTATGCCGGGACCAATGAGATCATGAAGGAGATTATTGCGCGGTCGCTGTAA
- a CDS encoding GlxA family transcriptional regulator: MASLRYGKQLGHGLTPAFETRLVSPDGKPVNSFSDVIMPVDGGLENADVIILPAFWDDFDTLCKRYPQVLPWLRQQHARGAVLCGEATGVFWLAEAGLLDGKEATTYWRFFNAFAERFPQVQLNQDKHLTDADNLYCAGGTTSACDLYIYLIERFCGANVAQAVARDILYEVQRSYAPGRIGFGGQKLHQDVIILQIQHWLEEHFADKFRFEDVAREHGMSIRNFMRRFQTATGDKPLHYLQRLRIETAKGLLSASRKSIKTISYEVGYDDASFFARLFRQHTELSPNQYRQQFQQAA, encoded by the coding sequence CTGGCCAGCCTGCGCTATGGCAAACAACTGGGTCACGGCCTGACACCGGCGTTTGAAACCCGGCTGGTCAGCCCCGACGGCAAACCGGTGAATAGCTTCAGCGACGTGATCATGCCGGTGGACGGCGGCCTGGAAAATGCCGACGTCATCATCCTTCCCGCCTTCTGGGACGATTTCGACACGCTCTGCAAACGTTATCCACAGGTCCTGCCGTGGCTACGTCAGCAGCACGCACGCGGTGCCGTGTTGTGTGGCGAAGCTACCGGGGTGTTCTGGCTGGCCGAGGCCGGGTTGCTCGATGGCAAGGAAGCGACGACCTACTGGCGTTTCTTCAATGCGTTTGCCGAGCGCTTCCCGCAGGTCCAGCTCAATCAGGACAAACACCTGACCGACGCCGACAACCTGTATTGCGCCGGCGGCACCACCTCGGCCTGCGATCTCTACATTTACCTGATCGAGCGTTTTTGCGGCGCCAACGTGGCCCAGGCCGTGGCCCGCGACATTCTTTACGAAGTGCAACGCAGCTATGCGCCGGGGCGGATCGGTTTCGGCGGGCAGAAGCTGCACCAGGACGTGATCATTCTGCAGATCCAGCATTGGCTCGAAGAACACTTCGCCGACAAGTTCCGCTTCGAAGACGTGGCCCGCGAACACGGCATGAGCATCCGCAACTTCATGCGCCGTTTCCAGACCGCCACCGGCGACAAACCGCTGCATTATCTGCAGCGACTACGCATCGAGACGGCCAAGGGCTTGTTGTCCGCCAGCCGCAAGAGCATCAAGACCATCAGCTATGAAGTCGGTTACGACGATGCGAGCTTCTTCGCCCGGTTGTTCCGCCAGCATACGGAGTTGTCGCCGAATCAGTATCGGCAGCAGTTTCAGCAAGCGGCGTAG
- the zapE gene encoding cell division protein ZapE produces the protein MTPLERYQADLKRPEFFHDAAQETAVRHLQRLYDDLVAASQNKPGLLGKLFGKKDQVPVKGLYFWGGVGRGKTYLVDTFFEALPFKEKTRTHFHRFMKRVHEEMKTLGGEKNPLTIIAKRFSDESRVICFDEFFVSDITDAMILGTLMEELFKNGVTLVATSNIVPDGLYKDGLQRARFLPAIALIKQNTEIVNVDSGVDYRLRHLEQAELFHFPLDDAAQESLRKSFRALTPECTAAIENDVLVIENREIRAVRTCDDVAWFDFRELCDGPRSQNDYIELGKIFHAVLLSNVEQMSVTTDDIARRFINMVDEFYDRNVKLIISAEVELKDLYTGGRLNFEFQRTLSRLLEMQSHEFLSRAHKP, from the coding sequence ATGACGCCCCTAGAACGATATCAAGCTGATCTGAAACGCCCGGAATTCTTTCATGACGCCGCTCAGGAAACTGCCGTGCGCCATTTGCAGCGCCTGTACGATGATCTGGTCGCGGCCTCGCAGAACAAACCGGGCCTGCTCGGCAAACTGTTTGGCAAGAAAGACCAGGTGCCGGTCAAGGGCCTGTACTTCTGGGGTGGCGTGGGTCGCGGCAAGACCTACCTGGTCGATACCTTCTTCGAAGCGCTGCCGTTCAAGGAAAAGACCCGCACTCACTTCCACCGCTTCATGAAGCGTGTGCATGAAGAGATGAAGACCCTGGGCGGCGAGAAAAACCCGCTGACCATCATCGCCAAGCGCTTCTCCGACGAGTCGCGAGTGATTTGTTTCGATGAGTTCTTCGTCTCCGACATCACCGACGCGATGATTCTTGGCACGTTGATGGAAGAGCTGTTCAAGAACGGCGTGACCCTGGTCGCGACGTCGAACATCGTGCCGGACGGTTTGTACAAGGACGGCCTGCAACGTGCGCGTTTCCTGCCGGCCATTGCGTTGATCAAGCAGAACACCGAGATCGTCAACGTCGACAGCGGCGTCGATTACCGTCTGCGCCACCTCGAGCAAGCGGAACTGTTCCATTTCCCGCTGGATGACGCTGCCCAGGAAAGCCTGCGCAAGAGCTTCCGGGCCCTGACACCAGAATGCACGGCAGCCATCGAGAACGACGTGCTGGTGATCGAGAACCGTGAAATCCGTGCCGTGCGCACTTGCGATGACGTGGCCTGGTTCGACTTCCGCGAACTCTGCGACGGCCCACGCAGCCAGAACGATTACATCGAACTGGGTAAAATCTTCCACGCCGTGTTGCTCAGCAATGTCGAGCAGATGAGCGTCACCACCGACGACATCGCCCGACGCTTTATCAACATGGTGGACGAGTTCTACGACCGCAACGTGAAACTGATCATTTCTGCCGAGGTCGAGCTCAAAGACCTCTACACCGGCGGTCGCCTGAACTTCGAGTTCCAGCGCACGCTTAGTCGTTTGCTGGAAATGCAGTCACACGAGTTTCTGTCCAGGGCGCATAAGCCGTAG
- a CDS encoding tryptophan--tRNA ligase, with protein MTTRTRILTGITTTGTPHLGNYAGAIRPAIVASRDSNADSFYFLADYHALIKCDDPLRIQRSRLEIAATWLAGGLDVDRVTFYRQSDIPEIPELTWLLTCVAAKGLLNRAHAYKASVDKNVETGEDPDAGITMGLYSYPVLMAADILMFNAHKVPVGRDQIQHVEMARDIGQRFNHLFGQGKEFFTMPEALIEESVATLPGLDGRKMSKSYDNTIPLFSSAKEMKDAISRIVTDSRAPGEAKDPDNSHLFTLFQAFATPAQSDEFRSELLQGLGWGEAKNRLFQLLDNELGESRERYHQLIERPADLEDMLQIGAKKARSVATPFLHELREAVGLRSFVAQTQVAATTKKKAAKAARFVSFREDDGSFRFRLLAADGEQLLLSRHFADGKTAGQVTKQLQSGQALDVRSEDLSFSVWLEGECVADSPAFADSAARDAAIGALRVALTPVQE; from the coding sequence ATGACGACTCGTACCCGTATCCTCACCGGCATCACCACCACCGGCACGCCGCACCTGGGCAACTACGCTGGCGCTATCCGTCCGGCGATCGTCGCCAGCCGTGACAGCAATGCCGATTCGTTCTACTTCCTGGCCGACTACCACGCCCTGATCAAATGCGATGACCCGCTGCGCATCCAGCGCTCGCGTCTGGAAATCGCCGCGACCTGGCTGGCCGGTGGCCTGGACGTGGACCGCGTGACGTTCTATCGCCAGTCCGACATCCCGGAAATCCCTGAACTGACCTGGCTGCTGACCTGCGTGGCCGCCAAGGGCCTGCTCAACCGCGCCCATGCCTACAAGGCCTCGGTGGACAAGAACGTCGAAACCGGCGAAGACCCGGATGCCGGCATCACCATGGGCTTGTACAGCTACCCGGTGTTGATGGCTGCGGACATTCTGATGTTCAACGCCCACAAGGTGCCGGTCGGTCGTGACCAGATCCAGCACGTGGAAATGGCCCGTGACATCGGCCAGCGCTTCAATCACTTGTTCGGCCAGGGTAAAGAGTTCTTCACCATGCCCGAAGCGCTGATCGAGGAAAGCGTCGCCACCTTGCCGGGGCTCGACGGTCGCAAGATGTCGAAGAGCTACGACAACACCATTCCGTTGTTCAGCAGCGCCAAAGAGATGAAAGACGCGATTTCGCGGATCGTCACCGACTCCCGTGCCCCGGGCGAAGCCAAGGATCCGGACAATTCGCACCTGTTCACTTTGTTCCAGGCCTTCGCTACGCCGGCACAATCCGACGAGTTCCGCAGCGAATTGCTCCAGGGCCTGGGTTGGGGCGAGGCGAAGAATCGTCTGTTCCAGTTGCTCGACAACGAATTGGGCGAATCCCGCGAGCGTTATCACCAGTTGATCGAGCGCCCGGCGGATCTGGAAGACATGCTGCAGATCGGCGCCAAAAAGGCCCGCTCGGTGGCGACGCCGTTCCTCCACGAACTGCGCGAGGCGGTCGGCCTGCGCTCTTTCGTCGCTCAGACCCAAGTCGCAGCGACCACCAAGAAGAAAGCAGCCAAAGCCGCGCGTTTCGTCAGCTTCCGTGAAGACGACGGCAGTTTCCGCTTCCGTCTGCTGGCGGCCGATGGCGAACAACTGCTGCTGTCGCGCCACTTCGCCGACGGTAAAACCGCAGGGCAAGTGACCAAGCAACTGCAATCCGGTCAAGCCTTGGACGTGCGCAGTGAAGACCTGAGCTTCAGCGTCTGGCTGGAAGGCGAGTGCGTTGCCGACAGCCCGGCCTTCGCCGACAGCGCTGCTCGCGATGCTGCCATCGGGGCTTTGCGCGTTGCGCTGACACCGGTTCAGGAATAA
- a CDS encoding alpha/beta hydrolase, with protein sequence MRETPVVIDGPVGQLEALYLNSEGPDNEQPRGLALICHPNPVQGGTMLNKVVSTLQRTARDAGLITLRFNYRGVGASEGSHDMGTGEVDDAQAAAEWLRAKHPDLPLTLFGFSFGGFVAASLGGRLEAKGEHLKHLFMIAPAVMRLGEQDQLPQQGTLTLIQPETDEVIDPQLVYDWSGALDRPHELLKVAECGHFFHGKLTDLKDLILPRLSN encoded by the coding sequence ATGCGCGAAACCCCTGTAGTGATTGATGGCCCGGTCGGCCAACTGGAAGCCCTGTACTTAAATAGCGAGGGGCCGGATAACGAGCAGCCCCGCGGCCTGGCGCTGATCTGCCACCCGAACCCGGTGCAGGGCGGCACCATGCTCAACAAAGTCGTCTCGACCTTGCAGCGCACCGCGCGCGATGCCGGTTTGATTACTTTGCGTTTCAATTACCGTGGCGTCGGCGCCAGTGAAGGCTCGCACGACATGGGCACTGGCGAAGTCGACGATGCCCAGGCGGCGGCCGAGTGGCTGCGGGCCAAACATCCTGACTTGCCCCTGACCCTGTTCGGCTTCTCCTTCGGCGGATTTGTTGCAGCAAGTCTCGGCGGACGCCTGGAAGCCAAGGGCGAACACCTCAAGCATTTGTTCATGATCGCGCCCGCCGTCATGCGCTTGGGCGAACAGGATCAACTGCCGCAACAAGGTACATTGACCCTGATCCAGCCAGAAACCGATGAAGTCATCGATCCACAGCTCGTTTACGACTGGTCCGGCGCACTCGATCGCCCCCATGAGCTGCTGAAAGTGGCAGAATGCGGACACTTTTTTCATGGCAAGCTGACCGATCTCAAGGATCTGATCCTGCCGCGTCTTTCGAATTGA
- a CDS encoding YhcB family protein: MEHSLLVWLLPTLALVVGVAIGFLIARLVPNAAPNRTQRQLDDIQERFDSYQNEVVTHFNSTATLVKKLTQSYQEVQDHLAEGANRLALDEQTRQRLLAALHADAAQSPRERLTPPRDQEPPRDYAPKMPNAPGMLDEHYGLKK, translated from the coding sequence GTGGAACACTCGCTCTTAGTTTGGTTGTTGCCGACTCTTGCCCTGGTTGTGGGTGTCGCCATTGGATTCCTGATCGCTCGCCTGGTGCCGAATGCCGCGCCTAACCGCACGCAACGTCAGCTGGACGACATTCAGGAACGTTTCGACAGTTATCAGAACGAAGTGGTCACCCACTTCAACAGCACTGCAACACTGGTCAAGAAACTGACTCAGAGCTATCAGGAAGTGCAGGACCATCTCGCCGAGGGCGCCAATCGTCTGGCCCTGGACGAGCAGACTCGCCAACGCTTGCTGGCGGCCCTGCACGCCGACGCGGCGCAGTCTCCACGGGAACGCCTGACGCCACCGCGCGATCAGGAACCGCCTCGCGACTACGCCCCTAAAATGCCGAACGCGCCGGGCATGCTCGATGAGCATTACGGCCTGAAGAAGTAA
- a CDS encoding OmpA family protein, whose protein sequence is MFTSRRLIIVATAVALLSGCASQNPYDNQGQADSGSTGMSKTAKYGGLGALAGALAGAAISHDNRGKGALIGAAVVGASAAGYGYYADQQEKKLRASMANTGVEVQRQGDQIKLIMPGNITFATDSANIASGFYQPLNNLAGSLKEFNQNQIEIVGYTDSTGSRQHNMDLSQRRAQSVATYLTSQGVSGTNLSARGAGPDNPIASNGDVNGRAQNRRVEVNLKPIPGQEYQQQGQPVQQYQ, encoded by the coding sequence ATGTTCACCTCGCGTCGTTTGATTATTGTCGCTACTGCTGTGGCTTTGTTGTCCGGTTGCGCATCGCAGAACCCTTATGACAACCAGGGTCAGGCTGATAGCGGTTCTACGGGCATGAGCAAAACAGCCAAATACGGTGGCCTCGGCGCCTTGGCCGGTGCACTGGCCGGTGCTGCCATCAGTCACGATAACCGTGGCAAGGGCGCGCTGATTGGCGCCGCCGTGGTGGGGGCTTCTGCCGCCGGTTACGGTTACTACGCCGACCAGCAGGAGAAAAAATTGCGGGCCAGCATGGCCAACACTGGGGTTGAAGTGCAGCGCCAAGGCGATCAGATCAAGCTGATCATGCCGGGCAACATCACATTCGCCACCGATTCGGCGAACATCGCGTCGGGCTTCTACCAGCCGCTGAACAATTTGGCGGGCTCGCTCAAGGAGTTCAACCAGAACCAGATCGAGATCGTCGGCTACACCGACAGCACCGGCAGCCGTCAGCACAACATGGACCTGTCCCAGCGTCGTGCCCAGAGTGTGGCGACTTACCTGACCTCTCAGGGTGTCAGCGGCACCAACCTGTCGGCGCGTGGTGCCGGGCCGGATAATCCGATTGCCAGCAACGGTGATGTGAATGGCCGGGCGCAGAACCGTCGCGTCGAGGTCAACCTGAAGCCGATTCCGGGTCAGGAGTATCAGCAGCAGGGCCAGCCTGTTCAGCAGTATCAGTAA
- a CDS encoding MBL fold metallo-hydrolase: MNVPTPALIRETFPVGPLQCNCTIIGDPITKKAIVVDPGGNHELILARLDALGLKVVSIIHTHAHLDHFLASGQLKEKTGATLHLHKEDQFLWDNLEMQCQMFGVPYVPVPSPDRWLADDEELACGCGVALHTPGHTPGSMSFWFSEAKLLIAGDTLFKRGVGRTDLWGGDQATLVRSIKQRLYTLDEEATVVTGHGPDTCLGDEMRGNPFVRA, encoded by the coding sequence ATGAACGTGCCGACCCCAGCGCTCATCCGCGAAACCTTCCCTGTCGGGCCGTTGCAGTGCAACTGCACAATCATCGGCGACCCGATCACCAAAAAAGCCATTGTGGTCGACCCGGGCGGCAACCACGAACTGATCCTCGCTCGCCTCGACGCCTTGGGCCTGAAGGTGGTCAGCATCATCCACACCCACGCGCACCTTGATCACTTCCTGGCTTCCGGGCAGCTCAAGGAGAAAACCGGCGCGACGCTGCACCTGCATAAGGAAGATCAATTTCTCTGGGACAACCTGGAGATGCAGTGCCAGATGTTCGGTGTGCCTTACGTCCCGGTGCCATCGCCGGATCGCTGGTTGGCCGACGATGAAGAGCTGGCTTGCGGGTGTGGCGTGGCGTTGCACACGCCGGGTCATACACCCGGTTCCATGAGCTTTTGGTTTTCAGAGGCTAAGCTGCTGATTGCCGGTGATACGCTGTTCAAGCGCGGGGTAGGACGCACGGATTTATGGGGAGGCGATCAGGCGACTCTCGTGCGTTCGATCAAACAACGGTTGTATACCCTCGACGAAGAGGCGACGGTGGTGACCGGTCATGGTCCGGACACGTGTCTGGGCGATGAAATGCGCGGTAACCCTTTTGTGCGAGCCTGA